In a genomic window of Lagopus muta isolate bLagMut1 chromosome 2, bLagMut1 primary, whole genome shotgun sequence:
- the MTO1 gene encoding protein MTO1 homolog, mitochondrial → MLARRSWRRLAPPAAPRSERRRAGSAAPRYEVVVIGGGHAGTEAAAAAARGGASTLLLTHKIGTIGEMSCNPSFGGIGKGHLMREVDALDGLCGRICDVAGVHYKVLNRSKGPAVWGLRAQIDRRRYRDGVQKEILSTPLLTVREASVEDLLLTEPEANRPGKCQVTGVVLGDGSTVCAGSVILTTGTFLRGMILMGLETHPAGRLGDQPAVGLAQTLEKLGFTVGRLKTGTPPRLAKDTINFSGLEERVPDNPPVPFSFLSKAVWIKPEDQLSCYLTRTNLKAQQIVLDNLHLNDHVRETTKGPRYCPSFESKVLRFPNREHQVWLEPEGLESDVIYPQGLSMTLPPELQEQVIRSIPGLEKAKILQPGYGVQYDFLDPRQLTASLESRLVQRLFFAGQINGTTGYEEAAAQGVIAGINACLRVQGKPPFIVSRTEGYVGVLIDDLTTLGTTEPYRMFTSRVEFRMSLRPDNADARLTHRGFEEAGCVSQQRYEQAVQMRAALEDGIATLKSLQFSVSRWSHLVPEVPISSNRRSPLSAFDILRYPEANMEILARAIPEPLRKLAEWKELSERLKIEAAYEWCVVNQQQEIEEVRRDEALRLPEDIDYFAIDASLSAEVREKLNSSRPQTIGAVSRIPGVTPAAIINLLRFVKAEKLKAFPQTGKYLPGKTYLEKATSQTSISAEISEEELSSTSVRTPL, encoded by the exons ATGTTGGCGCGCAGAAGTTGGCGCCGCCTGgcgccgcccgcagccccgcggtCCGAGAGGCGCCGTGCAGGGAGCGCGGCCCCGCGCTACGAAGTGGTGGTGATCGGCGGCGGCCATGCGGGGacggaggcggcggcggcggccgctcGCGGCGGGGCCAGCACGCTGCTGCTCACGCACAAGATCGGCACCATCG GAGAGATGTCGTGCAACCCCTCCTTCGGCGGTATTGGGAAGGGGCACCTGATGCGGGAGGTGGACGCCCTGGACGGGCTGTGCGGGCGGATTTGCGACGTGGCCGGGGTGCATTACAAAGTGCTGAACCGCAGCAAAGGTCCGGCCGTGTGGGGGCTGCGGGCGCAGATCGACCGGCGGCGGTACCGGGACGGCGTGCAG AAGGAAATCCTGAGCACACCCCTGCTGACAGTCCGTGAGGCCTCTGTGGAAGACCTTCTCCTGACAGAGCCAGAAGCAAACCGCCCTGGGAAGTGCCAAGTCACAGGCGTTGTTCTGG GGGATGGTAGCACGGTGTGTGCTGGGAGTGTCATCCTGACCACTGGGACATTTCTGAGGGGTATGATCCTCATGGGGCTGGAGACTCATCCTGCTGGGCGCCTGGGAGACCAGCCAGCTGTGGGGCTAGCCCAGACTCTGGAGAAACTGGGATTTACTGTGGGCAGGCTGAAGACTGGGACACCACCCCGCCTGGCCAAAGACACCATCAACTTCAGTGGTCTGGAGGAACGTGTACCTGACAACCCTCCTGTGCCCTTCAGCTTCCTCAGCAAGGCTGTGTGGATCAAG CCAGAAGACCAGCTGTCATGCTACCTGACTCGCACTAACCTGAAAGCTCAGCAGATTGTCCTTGATAACCTCCACTTGAACGACCACGTGAGGGAGACAACAAAGGGCCCCCG ATACTGCCCCTCTTTTGAGTCAAAGGTGCTGCGCTTCCCAAACCGTGAACATCAGGTCTGGCTGGAGCCTGAAGGCTTGGAGTCCGATGTCATTTACCCCCAAGGCCTGTCAATGACGCTGCCACCTGAGCTCCAGGAGCAGGTGATCAGGTCTATCCCGGGCTTGGAGAAAGCCAAGATCTTGCAGCCAG GCTATGGAGTGCAGTATGACTTTTTAGACCCCCGTCAGCTGACTGCTTCTCTTGAGTCTCGTCTCGTTCAGCGGCTCTTCTTTGCAGGCCAGATAAATGGCACCACGGGCTATGAGGAAGCTGCAGCTCAA GGCGTGATTGCAGGGATCAATGCTTGCCTACGGGTCCAGGGCAAGCCCCCTTTCATTGTCAGTCGCACCGAAGGGTACGTGGGTGTCCTGATAGATGACCTTACAACTCTGGGCACCACTGAGCCATACCGGATGTTCACCAGCCGCGTGGAGTTCCGCATGTCCCTCCGGCCTGACAATGCCGATGCCAGGCTGACCCACAGAG GCTTTGAGGAAGCTGGGTGTGTGTCACAGCAGCGATACGAGCAAGCTGTTCAGATGAGGGCTGCTTTAGAAGATGGAATTGCAACACTAAAATCCCTTCAGTTCAGTGTGTCCAGATGGTCCCATTTGGTACCAGAAGTTCCCATCAGTAGCAATCGAAGATCACCTCTCAG TGCCTTTGACATCCTTCGATATCCAGAGGCCAACATGGAGATTCTGGCAAGGGCTATCCCAGAGCCCCTGAGAAAGCTTGCTGAATGGAAGGAGCTGTCAGAGAGATTGAAAATAGAAG CCGCTTACGAGTGGTGCGTAGTCAATCAGCAGCAGGAAATAGAAGAAGTGCGTCGAGATGAAGCCCTCCGACTTCCAGAGGACATAGACTACTTTGCTATTGATGCGTCCCTGTCAGCGGAGGTGCGGGAGAAACTGAACTCCAGCCGTCCCCAGACG atcGGCGCAGTCAGCCGCATCCCTGGAGTTACACCGGCTGCCATCATTAACCTGCTGAGATTTGTGAAAGCAGAGAAGCTAAAAGCGTTTCCTCAGACTGGCAAGTATTTGCCAGGGAAAACGTACTTGGAGAAAGCAACTTCCCAAACATCGATTTCGGCAGAGATTTCTGAAGAGGAGCTCAGCAGTACTTCTGTTAGAACACCTTTGTGA
- the EEF1A1 gene encoding elongation factor 1-alpha 1 produces MGKEKTHINIVVIGHVDSGKSTTTGHLIYKCGGIDKRTIEKFEKEAAEMGKGSFKYAWVLDKLKAERERGITIDISLWKFETSKYYVTIIDAPGHRDFIKNMITGTSQADCAVLIVAAGVGEFEAGISKNGQTREHALLAYTLGVKQLIVGVNKMDSTEPPYSQKRYEEIVKEVSTYIKKIGYNPDTVAFVPISGWNGDNMLEPSSNMPWFKGWKVTRKDGNASGTTLLEALDCILPPTRPTDKPLRLPLQDVYKIGGIGTVPVGRVETGVLKPGMVVTFAPVNVTTEVKSVEMHHEALSEALPGDNVGFNVKNVSVKDVRRGNVAGDSKNDPPMEAAGFTAQVIILNHPGQISAGYAPVLDCHTAHIACKFAELKEKIDRRSGKKLEDGPKFLKSGDAAIVDMIPGKPMCVESFSDYPPLGRFAVRDMRQTVAVGVIKAVDKKAGGAGKVTKSAQKAQKAK; encoded by the exons ATGGGAAAGGAGAAGACCCACATCAACATCGTCGTCATCGGCCACGTCGATTCCGGCAAGTCCACCACCACCGGGCACCTCATCTACAAATGTGGTGGCATCGACAAGAGGACCATCGAGAAGTTCGAGAAGGAGGCGGCTGAG ATGGGCAAAGGTTCCTTCAAATATGCCTGGGTCTTGGACAAGCTCAAGGCTGAGCGTGAGCGTGGTATCACTATTGATATTTCCCTGTGGAAATTTGAAACAAGCAAGTACTACGTCACCATCATCGATGCTCCTGGACACAGAGATTTCATTAAGAACATGATTACTGGAACTTCTCag GCTGATTGTGCTGTCCTGATTGTTGCTGCTGGTGTTGGTGAGTTCGAGGCCGGTATTTCTAAGAACGGGCAGACCCGCGAGCATGCTCTTCTGGCCTACACCCTGGGTGTGAAACAGCTGATTGTTGGTGTTAACAAGATGGATTCCACTGAGCCACCTTACAGCCAGAAGAGATACGAAGAGATCGTCAAGGAAGTCAGCACTTACATCAAGAAAATTGGCTACAACCCTGACACTGTAGCATTTGTGCCAATCTCTGGTTGGAACGGGGACAACATGCTGGAGCCTAGCTCTAAC ATGCCGTGGTTCAAGGGATGGAAGGTTACCCGGAAAGATGGCAATGCCAGTGGAACCACCCTCCTGGAAGCCTTGGACTGCATCCTGCCTCCAACTCGTCCAACTGACAAACCTCTGCGTCTGCCTCTTCAAGATGTCTACAAAATCGGCG GCATTGGTACTGTACCAGTTGGCCGTGTGGAAACTGGTGTCCTGAAGCCAGGCATGGTGGTCACATTTGCCCCCGTCAACGTTACAACTGAAGTGAAATCTGTTGAGATGCACCACGAAGCCCTTAGCGAAGCTCTGCCTGGTGATAATGTTGGCTTCAATGTTAAGAACGTGTCTGTGAAAGATGTCCGCCGTGGGAACGTTGCTGGTGACAGCAAGAATGATCCTCCAATGGAAGCTGCTGGCTTCACTGCACAG GTTATTATCCTGAATCACCCTGGCCAAATCAGTGCTGGTTATGCCCCTGTGCTGGATTGCCACACTGCTCACATTGCCTGCAAATTCGCTGAGCTCAAAGAGAAGATCGATCGTCGTTCTGGCAAGAAGCTGGAGGATGGCCCGAAGTTCCTGAAATCTGGAGATGCTGCCATTGTTGACATGATTCCTGGCAAACCCATGTGTGTTGAGAGCTTCTCTGATTATCCTCCTCTGG gtcGTTTTGCTGTGCGTGACATGAGGCAGACAGTTGCTGTTGGTGTCATCAAGGCCGTCGACAAGAAGGCTGGTGGAGCTGGCAAGGTCACAAAGTCTGCTCAGAAGGCCCAGAAGGCTAAATGA